The sequence below is a genomic window from Manduca sexta isolate Smith_Timp_Sample1 unplaced genomic scaffold, JHU_Msex_v1.0 HiC_scaffold_2375, whole genome shotgun sequence.
TTGAATTTCGCATCATTTCGTAtttcataatttgtttatttcttttatttcttaatcGCATTAGTTTTTCTGtatgtagaaaataaaaaaaacatggcaAATCAGGAGATAAGTTTGAAATGGAATGGATTTCAGAGTAATATATTGACAAACGTGAAAGAATTATACAAAGACGAGGGTTTATCGGATGTCACTCTTGTTTCCGAAGGCCAGTGTTTTAAAGCTCACAAAGTTATTTTATCAGCTAACAGTTCGGTATTCAGGTCCATATTTCAGGTATGTGTTGTGTCCACGTTTCTGGTTATGATTGTGATAGTATTCTATGGCCTAACGCCCACATGATTTTTTCGTAGCAAAACCCCCACAAGGATCCGATTATAGTGCTTCATGACATCAACACGGCTTCCCTGCGCACTCTGCTGACGTTTATGTACAATGGTGAGGTTAATGTGACTGAGGAGTTTCTGCCAATTCTTCTGAAGACTGCAGACACACTGCGGATTTGCGGATTATCTACTGGAAATGATGCTTCTAAAGAGGATGAGGTAAACTGCAACATATTGTTAATTAGCTCTATTACTTTAGTATGTTTGTGACTAGGCGAAGGTTGCTATGTGCAGTATTTTTCTTAAGTTTTAGTCGGGCTATAGTAATATTTTGCCTCTGTCAAGTTTCTTATTGTCTTTTAGTATCCGAAAACAATAGTTATCACACCACTCTTAATTCTCCAGGCCACCAAAAGAGATTGGAGATTTTGACTTGGATCCAATCTTCACACTGAACTGAACTGACGAAAGCAGCATGTAAATTAACATTTGCATTTACAGAAAAGTGTAACAGCAGCACAAGGGAAAAAGCGTAAGAAGAGTGAACATGAagacaacaataataaatgtaaaaagctGGCCAACAAAACGGATTTGACTGCATCAGAACCTGTAAAAACCTCGGTGAGGCAGTTGTGTAAATTTACTTGCtgttaatattttacctttGGTTTAAATAATGCTTTATTGATAAAACTTGTTATTTCCTAGtaataaccatttttttttttaattggatttGAAACTGTGTAATTGagattaacataatttatatattacttaaaaagaAGCCAACATTTTGGATTTGCTAtgatcaatttttaaaaatctatatacaatataagtatAGTTTGTTGAAGAGTAACTTATTTGAACTGTGCACCTTTGTAATTTCATATTGCCCATAGATTTCAGTATGCAGAATTAGGTAtgactgaaaataaaatacatgaaaggtgctaaaaatactttaaatgaacatttcataaaaagaaatcataCACCAAAGAGACCAATATCATACCTTTATTTACAGAACATAACACCCAAAGTGGAACCTATTGATTCACCATTAACCGATTACTCTGGAGAAAACACCAATGACACAGACATTGCACTCCTAGAAGATGCAGAAAAGAAATATTCTGTCAGCTcggaaaatacaaacaaatctgTTTGTACTACTGCTCCAACCGATCGTAATGTTAAGAAATGGGTCAGCGAAGTAAGTAGTACTCAACCCTGTCTCAACATAAGTGATAAGAGTAATGGAATAACTGTTGATGATGATAAGGAGAGTATAGAGATTGATAAAGAAGTGGAAACAGTGCTACAAAGTGGCACTATTGTCGAGTCGTTGAGTATAACCACGGAGAACTTGAATTCTGTGTCAAGTGAAGCACAAAATTGCAaaggtaattattaattttaattacaatatggTTATAACTATAAAAGTCTAAAGGTACTATATATTTACTTGCTAATAGAGAAAATAAAGCTTTCGCAGAAAACATACCAAAAAAGCGATCAATTTGAAAAAAAGAGACATtactattgtttgtaaaaatatagcagtttctatatttatatcacaACAAAAATGCCAACATATtgtgaaatacaattttatattttttttttaaattgggtTAGTATATAACGAATTTTGAATGCCTTTCAGACAAGACAAACACATGCTATGCTAATCCTTCGTTTCCATGCCCGTTTTGCCCGCGAGTATACAATAGTTGGGGGTACAGACGGAGACATGTGAAATCAAGGCATGTTACAAACaggtaattattattgtttctatcattaaatactatataatttatataaaatgttattggaCTATTTCAATGGTATGCTTGTATTGTGGTTAGGCTGTCTGTATGCTCAGGTCTCGAAACATGCCTATGAGACATTGTGCACCACTGCCTATGCctaacactaaaaaaaaatgtatttatatatgtataatcagTAACTATTGTAAAAAATTAGCTATCGTTTAAAAACTCCCTTGCACTTTTCAGGTTATCATGCAAGTGGTGTGTGTCAGTGCTTCCGTCTACAGGCGCGTGGTACTCCCACGCCACTCGCACGCACGGCGTCCCACACGAAGAGGCGAGGAACTCGTTAGTGGTCATGGTTGAGGCTCATGCAGTGTTGACTCTGAACGAACCCAGTGTCACCCAGTTACTGGGTCAAGTCAGTATGGACGGCAGTGTTACAGAGAAAATCAATTAGGGTATGGTGTTTAATATTACATTGGGTGTAGACTTTCTAGTTTTGTTTGTGATTTACTTGTgggtttacattattttaatgaatgattGCCTATACGAATACAAAGCTAAAATGGTGTCAAAAAGTGAGACagcaatattttgatattaacatattttcattacagatagtttagaaattataatttttaattgattaatgattaattaatataaaaagtgtgtcaaaaaattataattaattaacattattgtaCACCATTCTATGGCATTCATGGATGCATGAGAATGAGCTGGTTTTGACAGTTCTTATACTGCACACAAAcagaaaacatttataaatatattttatgggcatataaatatttattataagtaatctgtaatttagGATTTCCAAGATGTTATAAATTTCTTTCCCTTTACAAATCTGTGTTATTATGAATTGATGGCATTGAAATTACTCAGGAATttgatatatacataatatttttacaagaaaatatataactgtaatttttatttgatcaggctgtaaagtttttataattatgcatgaattgttattgaaattttacatCGTAACATAAGAAAGGAAaaagtcataatattatatcaaatagtAATTCCGTTATGTTTGTACATTTaatagtagtattttttttgtcacattAACACCTGTATT
It includes:
- the LOC119192114 gene encoding longitudinals lacking protein, isoforms H/M/V-like encodes the protein MANQEISLKWNGFQSNILTNVKELYKDEGLSDVTLVSEGQCFKAHKVILSANSSVFRSIFQQNPHKDPIIVLHDINTASLRTLLTFMYNGEVNVTEEFLPILLKTADTLRICGLSTGNDASKEDEKSVTAAQGKKRKKSEHEDNNNKCKKLANKTDLTASEPVKTSNITPKVEPIDSPLTDYSGENTNDTDIALLEDAEKKYSVSSENTNKSVCTTAPTDRNVKKWVSEVSSTQPCLNISDKSNGITVDDDKESIEIDKEVETVLQSGTIVESLSITTENLNSVSSEAQNCKDKTNTCYANPSFPCPFCPRVYNSWGYRRRHVKSRHVTNRLSCKWCVSVLPSTGAWYSHATRTHGVPHEEARNSLVVMVEAHAVLTLNEPSVTQLLGQVSMDGSVTEKIN